The Pongo pygmaeus isolate AG05252 chromosome 20, NHGRI_mPonPyg2-v2.0_pri, whole genome shotgun sequence sequence CCCTCACTTtccatccccccacccaccccacgcACCGTCCGTCAGCCATGTTCTGCTGCCGACCACCCCCACGCTCACCACACGCAGTGGCTCAGCTCCTTTGGAAGCTGGTAGCACCCACGGCAGGGAACAGGGCTGCCAGTCAGAAGGGAGTGGATGCCTGCATTTCCTCTTCAGGCCGGCCAGAGGCATTCTGCAGCCTCCCCTTCTCGTCCCAGCCAACCAGCCCTGGCTAACACACTCGGATAAGGAATCCTTTCGGCTCTCATTCACTCCATGACTTTGGTTCATTTCATCATTTGAGGGAGAAGCCAAAGCCAGGGACCAAACAGAAATGTAGAATCATCTAAGGACAGCTGTCAGAccattttccccactgtcttcaCTGGCTGGCCAGAAAAATAGCTTTACCTGGCACAGTGTTGATGTTCAATAACTGTCGAATGAAGGTTGGAAGGGCTTTGCCCTGAGCACTGAGGAGAGAGAGCTGGTTGTGTGGGACTTGAAGTCTGTCTCAGTTTCTTTAGGTGGGACTGACGCCCTTGGCCTTCCTCCAGGGAAGGCGTCCAGCATCCAGAGGTAAGGATTCTCCTGTGGACCTTGTGACCTCTgactccttccccttcttcccccaGAGTTCAAGGAGGCCTTCTCCCTCTTTGACAAGGATGGAGATGGCACTATCACCACCAAGGAGTTGGGGACAGTGATGAGATCCCTGGGACAGAACCCCACTGAAGCAGAGCTGCAGGATATGATCAATGAGGTGGATGCAGATGGTGAGCCCCACAGAGCGCGTGGGCAGCCCCGCTCCTGGTCACCCCGAGTGACTGCAGGGAGCCTCCCTCAGGGTGATGGATGAGCCCGTGTCTCTCAGGGCCCAGGGTCATCTTCCAGGGCCCAGGCCAAGAGCATTCTCCATCCTTTCCCCACCTTCCAGGGAACGGGACCATTGACTTCCCGGAGTTCCTGACCATGATGGCCAGAAAGATGAAGGACACAGACAGTGAGGAGGAGATCCGAGAGGCGTTCCGTGTCTTTGACAAGGTAAGCAGCCTTCTCCAGGGGCGGCTATGAGACTGACGCCGGCCTTCAGGCAGACAGGCGGAACTGGAGCCACGGAGCTACCACTTCCAGGAGGCCCGGGTCCCGGTGCCAGCCTCACTGCCAACCTGCTCTGCCACCTCAGGCAGCCTCCCTCACTGTGCTCACTGCTGAGGGATGGTGATGACAGCCACCCCTCTCACTGCCTCTCCCCGCCGGGAGAAGTGCCCAGTGAAAggctttatccccaaccctcaggatGGGAACGGCTACATCAGCGCCGCAGAGCTGCGTCACGTAATGACGAACCTGGGGGAGAAGCTGACCGATGAGGAGGTGGATGAGATGATCAGAGAGGCTGACATCGATGGAGATGGCCAGGTCAATTATGAAGGTGAGTCAAGGCCAGGCTTGATCTCGGGAACAAGAAGAGAATCGCAGCTTCAGGAACAAGCCCCCAGATCCCTCTTGTTGGGGAGGGCCGCTCGCcactcagcctgcctgcctgacctcctctctctctgcttcacTCCACAGAGTTTGTACAGATGATGACTGCAAAGTGAAGGCCCCCCGGGCAGCTGGCGATGCCCGTTCTCTAGATCTCTCTGTTCTCGCGCGCGCACTCTCTCTTCAACACTCCCCTGCGTACCCCGGTTCTAGCAAACACCAATTGATTGACTGAGAATCTGATAAAGCAACAAAAGATTTGTCCCAAGCTGCATGAttgctctttctccttcttccctgAGTCTCTCTCCATGCCCCTCATCTCTTCCTTTTGCCCTCGCCTCTTCCATCCATGTCTTCCAAGGCCTGATGCATTCATAAGATGAAGCCCTCCCCAGATCCCCTTGGGGAGCCTCTGCCCTCATCCAGCCCGGGTGGCTCTCctccattttggtttgtttcCTCTTGTTTGTCATCTTATTTTGGGTGCTGGGGTGGCTGCCAGCCCTGTCCCGGGACCTGCTGGGAGGGACAAGAGGCCCTCCCCCAGGCAGAAGAGCATGCCCTTTGCTGTTGCATGCAACCAGCCCTGTGATTCCGTGTGCAGATCCCAGCAGCCTGTTGGGGCAGGGGTGCCAAGAGAGGCATTCCAGAAGGACTGAGGGGGCGTTGAGGAATTGTGGCGTTGACTGGATGTGGCCCAGGAGGGGGTCGAGGGGGCCGACTCACAGAAGGGGACTGACAGTGGGCAACACTCACATCCCACTAGCTGCTGTTCTGAAACCATCTGATTGGCTTTCTGAGGTTTGGCTGGGTGGGGACTGCTCATTTGGCCACTCTGCAAATTGGACTTGCCCGCGTTCCTGAAGCGCTCTCGAGCTGTTCTGTAAATACCTGGTGCTAACATCCCATGCCGCTCCTTCCTCACGATGCACCCACCGCCCTGAGGGCCCGTCCTAGGAATGGATGTGGGGATGGTCGCTTTGTAATGTgctggttctctttttttttttctttcccctctgtGGCCCTTAAGACTTTCATTTTGTTCAGAACCATGCTGGGCTAGCTaaagggtggggagagggaagatGGGCCCCACCACGCTCTCAAGAGAACGCATCTGCAATAAAACGATCTTGTCGGCCAGCTGCCCAGGGGACGGCAGCTACAGCAGCCTCTGCGTCCTGGTCCGCCAGCACCTCCCGCTTCTCCGTGGTGACTTGGCACTGCTTCCTCACATCTGTGCTCCGTGCCCTcttccctgcctctcccctcACCCACCTGCCTGCCCCCATACTCCCCCAGCGGAGAGCATGATCCGTGCCCTTGCTTCTGACTTTTGCCTCTGGGACAAGTAAGTCAATGTGGGCAGTTCAGTCATCTgggttttttccccttttctgttCATTTCATCTGGCTCCCCCCAccacctccccactccaccccccGCCCCCTGCTTCCCCTCACTGCCCAGGTCGATCAAGTGGCTTTTCCTGGGACCTGCCCAGCTTTGAGAATCTCTTCTCATCCACCCTCTGGCACCCAGCCTCTGAGGGAAGGAGGGACGGGGCATAGTGGGAGACCCAGCCAAGAGCTGAGGGTAAGGGCAGGTAGGCGTGAGGCTGTGGACATTTTCGgaatgttttggttttgtttttttttaaaccggGCAATATTGTGTTCAGTTCAAGctgtgaagaaaaatatatatcaatgttTTCCAATAAAATACAGTGACTACCTGacttggctcctcccctcctgTCTCAGTTTCTGGCCTGCCcgcctccaacacacacacacaccaacccCCACACTGACTCCTTTGGCCCAGAGGTGGAAGAGCCTCTCCTCCAAGCTGGCCCTGAAGCTATGTCCGGTCAGTGCAGCCCAGTGGACGCCTCTGAACCACAGTTCTGATCCCAGCTAGATCGCAGGGTCGTCAAGGGCAGGATCCTGTCCTAGAGATAGTCGCACAAATGGACTGAAAGGCGGGGACTGAGAAGTCTCCATCTGAGGCAGGCCCATCATGCCACGGGAGCACACAGGGAAGGGGTCAGCCCAGTCAGGTGGCAGGACTGAGCTGAGACCTACCTGAAAGATAGGCAGTTCCCTAGCTGGGCAGGGGAAGGAAGGGCGTTCCAGTTGGGGGAGACGATGTGTATGGAAGCCCTGAGGCAAGAGGAGCCCGGACACCAAGGAACTGAAGGAAATCCAGCGAGGCTGGGTGAGAGCCCCGAGCAGCTTGGAGCCCAGCTGGGTgaagagaggaaggcaggggCAGGCCCTGCAGTGGGTGAGCCTCTTGATGCTTTGGGGAGAGGGGTGGCATTCACTGCTTTAGTCTCACAGGCAGCCAAAACATGCCAAGTTTGGATCTACAGTGGTGAGAAAGGCATGGTCCTGAGCTCACAGGGAGGGCATGGGACTGACTCAGTGTTGGTTTGAAGATCTGAAACAAAAAGCCCAAAACAATTGCAAACCACACAAGGCAGAGTACAAACCGCTATGCGGTCACAGCCAAATTACAAACCACAGAAAGCTCAACTTCCTCGTGGCAAGTGGGGATGTGAGGAAGAAGCCGCCTCAACAGCGcccggtggcacatgcctgtaatcctactttgggaggctgaggcaggaggattgcttgatgccaagagtttgagaccagcctgggcaacaaagcaagaccctcccATTCCAGTGGGGCTATAGTGGAGGGATGGGTCAGAATCCTCAAGGGCTTTTCTCATTCTCCCTCTGGGGAACGGGGAATGAGAGGTTAATAAGCATTGTCTTTAACTTCTGAGTTTCTTACACAACCACAGGAGCTGGGCAAGGGTGGAGCAGAGACAGAAGTCAGTGGAATAAAAAGAGGTCCTTCCACTCATCTGCACTTGGCCTCAGAGGGCAGGGGAAGCCTGGCCCAACTGCAGGCCCTTCCTTGTGGCAGAGAGATCAGGCCTCGGCTGGGTTTTCCTGGTGCATCCCAGTCACCGGAACCAGTGGCGAGGGTGGAGACATTGGGAGTGGCAGGCCATTTTCCAGAGCCCCAGCTTCTGGGCCCCCTTTTCCTGCCACCTGGTTGTGGCTTGGCATTTGGTGGTGCAGTAAAGATGGTAAAGTGTAGTGGATAACCCGGGATATGAGCAAAAGCACCTGCCTTAGCATTCTAGTTCCAGCACTTAACCTGCcttgtggccttgggcaggtgcCTTAGAGTTTCTGGACCTCAATGACCCTGTCCACAAAATGGGGGGTATAATGGTACCTGCCTCCTAAGCTGAGCTGAGGATTGGATGAGGCTACAGGAAGGAGGGGGGTGTGCAGTGCTCAGGAAGTGTTCGGTGAGCACCTGCCGCCATTGGCTGGGTGCTTCCTGCTTCACGGGCTGCCTTTGAAGTTCTGCATCCATGAGCTCATCGGAGCCTTAAAGCAACCATTTGTGCTGGATGCCATTAGTTCCCATTTTGCTgaccaggaaactgaggcccagagaagtgaagTCACTACTGCAAGGTTATGAAGTAGGAAGTGACACAGCCGGAATCTGAACCAGATCTGACCCTGAGGAGTCCAAGCACCCAGCAGCTGGGCTTTAGGGTAAATGGTAGTTTAAAGACAGATAGACTTCAGGCaggccagagccagagccagagccagtgGGGAggccaggctgaggctggtgTCCCAGTGGTGGGGTCTGAAATGGGAGCTGCCCCCTTAGCAGTAAGGGTACCTAAGGAAAATTCTGGTCTAGTAGTTGAGTCAAAGATGGGCTGTGGTTTCCCATAGGATTGGGCTCAAATCCCAGGTTGAGACTCACTCGAAAGAGTGAGTCTTTGTGCTCACTAAGTCCCAAGGGGCCACCTCTGCCACTTTAATAACCTTGGAGCAGCGATTTAACTTCCCTCGGCCTCCATTTACAAGTCTGCAAAATGGCAAATGATAATAATCTGTAAAGGAAGACGATACAAATATCCACCAACTTGGGTTgtgccaaactttttttttttttttttttttttgagatggagtctcactcttgtctcccaggctggagtgcaatggcatgatctcggttcactgcaacctctgcctcccaggttcaagtgattctcctgcctcagcctcccgagtagctgggattacaggtgtctgccaccacgcctggctaatttttgtatttttgtagagacaggttttcaccacgttggccaggctggtctggaactcctgacctcaggtgatccacccacctctgcctcccaaagctctgggattacaggtgtgagccaccacgcctagcttttttgttttttgttttttgtttttgagatggagtctcactgtgttgcccaggctggagtgcagtgctgcgatctcagctcactgcaaacttcacctcccaggttcaagcgattcttctgcatcagactacccagtagctgggattacaggttccccccaccacgctgggctaatttttgtatttttaattttaaaaaattatttatttatttatttattttgagatggagtctcacactgttgcccgggctggaatgcaatggcgagatctcagctcactgcaacctctgtctcccaggttcaactgactctcctgcctcagcctcctgagcagctgggattacaggcgcccaccacaacacctggctaattttttgtatttttagtagagacggggtttcactatgttggcccggctggtcttgaactcctgacctcgtgatctgcctgcctcagcctcccaaagtgctgagattataggcgtgagccaccgtgcccagcctgtatttttattttttattttattttactttttgaaatggagtttggctcttgttgcccagactgtagtgcaatggcacaatctcagctcactgcaacctccgcttcccaggttcaagcgattctcctgcctcagcctgcctagtagctgggattacaggcgcctgccaccacacccagctaatttttgtattttggtagaaacggggcttcaccatgttggccaggctggtctctaattcctgacctgAAATGAcctccgcctgcctcaacctcccaaagtgctgggatgccaaactctctctctcttttcacctCCCCCTACCCTCCCACGGCCCCCCCCATCCCCCCcagcctaggctggaatgcagtggcgccatctcggctcactgcaacttccgtctcccagattcaagcaattctcctgcttcagcctcctgaatagctgggatcacaggcgccacgccccactaatttcttttgtattttagtagagacggggtttcaccgtgttgcccaggccggtctcaaactcctgagctcaggcaatccgccagcctcagcctctcaaagtactaggattacaggcgtgagccaccgcgcccggccgtgccAAACTTTGTAGACATCATTTCACTTAGTTCATACCCAGGCTGGAAGGACTCATACTAAAACGCAAAACCCGCTCCAGGTGTGCGGACCCTGCGCAGGCATGCCGGCAGGAGTCACTAGAGAAATCTGGCAGTAGAGGAGTGGAGGCCGGGCGGGTGAAGCCTCTTGCATCACACCACACTTCCTGGAAGCAGCTGAGCCGGGTCTCCAAGCCCAGCGCACTCGGATCCCAACGCCCACGCCTTCTCCCACCGCATCCCGGTACCCATGCTTCTCAGCGGCCTATCAGTAGTTTCCCCCTTGGGCCCTATGTTTTGAAAGACTTTTACTCCCAGACAGGCTACGTTATTAAATAATCATGACTTCCCTTCCCATTTTTTATTAATCAAAGACCAATAGACCGCACTCAGCTTCTAATGGCCCCTGGGCAAGCGCTGAGGGGAGCCGGCTCCAGCCCAAAGAAGAGAAATGCCTGGACCGGGAGTCATTTCCAGTTCAGCCTCGCAGGTCTACTAGACCAGCTCAAAACCTGTCCTGAGAAAGTGACTAGAGAAGGGGACATACCAGGGATGCCCAACCAGGGCCGCCTGAGGGCTCCCAAGGATCCCCTCATTTCCCAGAGGGTGGCTCTGGGGCCACTCCTGCGTGTCACTCCCAGTGTGGCCAGCAGGTGGGGCAATGACCACGGAAGACCCTGAAGAGCTGCAACTCCCAGGCCCAGCCCACGGCATAAGTGTGTGTGCGTCGGTGTTTAAGTCCCATTTGTGGGTCAGGCCGGGTACTAGGGAGATgggaatgaataaaaagaaagaaatcgtAAAATGAATCAAGTCCCCTTGAGTCCCCCGTTCCCAGCACATCACTTCCTGAGCCCCACCCCACACTAGGGCAGACGCCTAGAGCAGTCAGCCTCTGTGTCTGCTGGTTTGAGCCAAccgcagatcaaaaatattcaaaacacacagggtgcggtggctcaagcctataatcccagcactttgggaggctgaggtagatggattacctgaggtcaggagtttgagaccagcctggccaacatggtgaaaccccatctctactaaaaatacaaaaattagccaggtaagctgggagtggtggctcacgcttctaatcccagcactttgggaggccaaggcaggtagattgtttgaggtcaggagttcgagaccagcctgggcaacataatgaaaccccatctctactaaaaatacaaaaattagccaggcggtagtggtgcgcacctgtagtcccagctactcaggaggctgaggcaggagaatcgcttgaacccagggggcagaggttggagcgagctgagatcgagccactgcactccagtctgggcaacagtgagaccctatctgccccacccccccaaaaaaaattagccaggtgtggtggtgggctcctgtaatcacagctagttgagaggctgaggcccaagaattgcttgaacccgggaggtggaggttgcagtgagccaagattgcgccactgcacacttgggtgacatagcaagactccgtctcaaaaaacaaaaccaaaaaaacacaataaaatatacaaattttaaaacaatacagtataattatttacatagcatttgcatTGAATTAGGTGTTATAGGTAATCTAGAGATGAGTTAAGGTATAAAGGAGGATgtatgtaggttatatgcaaatatgacaCCATTgtatataaggaacttgagcatccacagattttggtatcccaggagggtcctgaaaccaatccctCTAGGATACCGAGGGATGACTGTCTATATTTTCACAGATCCTTGCACTGTGCCCTCTTAGTACAGCTTGTGATTTTGTATCTTAGCTgcttattataaaacattttttttttttgagacggagtctcactctgtcacccaggctggagtgtagtggcgtgatcttggctcactgcaacctccacctccccagttcacgccattctcctgcctcagcctcccaagtagctgggactacgggtgcccaccaccacgcccagctaatttttttgtatttttagtagagacagggtttcaccatgttagccaggatggtctcgatctcctgacctcgtgatccgcccgcctaggcctcccaaagtgctgggattacaggagtgagccaccgcacccagccaaaacatgtttttttagacagagtctcgctctgtcgcccaggctggagtgcagtggcgtgatcttggctcactgtagcatcAACCTCCCggacccaagcaatcctcccaactccacctcccaagtcgctgggactataggcacagaccaccacgcccagctaaattgtCTATTTTCTGTAGtgaagaggtttcaccatatcacccaggctgctcttgaactcctgggctcaagcgatccacctgcctcggcctctcaaactgctgggattacaggtgtgagccactgcgtccggcctttGTAACACATTTTTATGTGATTATTCAATCACCCAAGTGGATCGTGAACGAGGTAGGGCCAAGGCTATGTCAGTCACCACTATATTCCCAGTGGGCACGAGGCAGCCTTGGGTCCAGACCAGAGCAACTCAAGGGAATGTATGTTGAGTTAATGAATATaaaggaggctgaagaagggAGGCATTAGATGCCCCAAGTTGGAGGTGTAAGCACGACAgaaacgctttttttttttttttttttttcagatgaagtctcgctctgtcgcccaggctggagtgcagtggcatgatctcggctcactgcaacctctgcctcccgggttcaagcgattctcctgcctcagcctcccaagtagctgggaatccaggtgcctgccaccacgcccagctaatttttgtatttttagtagagatgggatttcaccatattggccaggttggtctcaaactcctgaccttgtgatccgcctgcatcagcctcccaaagtgctgggattacaggcgtgagccaccgcacctggccagaaaccCTTCTCTTAACTTGGTTCCCTTTCTTCTAAACCTCAGGTCCCCGCTCAGCCATCCCCTCCTCCCAGAAGCCCTCCTGCCTAGACACCCTTCCACCCTGCTTCAGGCCCATTCTGAGGACAGGGCTGTCTCCCCCCGAACTGAGCTACGAGAGGGCAGGGCCAGGTCTATCTCTATCACTGCCATGTCACCAGCATCACAGGGACAAGCCCTGACATACAGTAGTCCCTCAACAAGACCCTGTGGAGCGGGTGAGCAGACACACGTCCTTGCCATGGCAGGCTGCAGCCAGTGCCATCGTGCAGCCGAAAAAGTGCTGAGGGCCCGTCGAGGGAGGAGTGGTTGCGTCTTCAAGGAggaaaaatgtaagaaagaatTTGAAGGGCAAGGGTGTTTTTGACagatggaaaagggaaaaaacagtTCCAGGAAGAGTGAGCTCAATAAGCAAAGATGTGGGGGCCCAAAATGTCACGGCCTCTTTGGGGAAACCGCAGCCCTCTGATGCGGCCTCAGCCAAGGCCTGCCGGGGAGTGGGAGCGCGGGGGCTGGCCAGGAGCCTCCAGGTGGCGCCTGAGCCCTGGGAGCTTTCCAAGGCTGGCAGTGACTGCCAGATAGAGCTCTCTGGACAGGACCCGGGCAGCTGGCAGAGAGGATGAACTTGGGCAGTCAGGGACCAGGATCCCAGCTAGGAGGAGTTTCCAAATCACCCCTGAGGGGCAAAGGGTGGATGGGGGGCATTGTCTGAAAACTTCTGCCTGTTAGACAGTGTAGACACCCAGGTcagaggtggggtgaggggagggggtcTGCAGTAAACAGTGAGATGTCAGGCCTTGGGGGGTGGTAAGAGCCCACAGAACCCCAGCTTCTATGTTGCATCCTCACTTCCCCTTaatcctcatctgaaaaatggaaatgAGAGCAGCACCCACCGCAGGCAAGGATGCTGTGGTTCCAATGCTCAGCTCTACCTGGTACATAGTGAGCCCTCAGAGGTCAGACGGGCAGAACTGACCCACCTTCTGgggtgacacagagagaggaGGTGAGCCTTCAATGCCCTTCTCCAGAACTCCCCATCCCTTCCTCACCATCCTCTGTTGGGGACAGGAGGGTTGGCCAAGgtttggccaggcttggtgacaaAGGCAGGTCCCAATCTGATGTTTGTCAACCTGTTGTGCTTTTGCTTTTAacaagtggcttttttttttttttttcctttgaggcagagtcttgctctgtcacccagactggagtaaacatctcggctcactgcaacctccgcctcccaggttcaagcaattctcgtgcctcagccgcccgagtagctgggactacatgtgtgtgccaccacacctggctaatttttgtatttttagtagagatggggtttcaccatgttggccaggctggtctcaaactcctgacctcaagtgatcctcctgcctcggcctcccaaagtgttgggattacaggtgttagccaccacgacAGGccagcacccagctaattttttttattattatttgtagaaacggggtcttgatatgttgcccaggctggtcttgaactcctgggctcaggggatcctcccacctcagcctcccaaaatgcagggattacagatgggaaTCACCTCGCCCTGCctacttactttatttttttaatttattttttaatcgcAGTaagatacacataacataaaagttGCTATTTTAACCATTCAAAgttacaattcagtggcattcagtGCATTCACACTGTTGAGCAGCCCTCACTACTATCCAGTTCCAGAagattttcatcaccccaaagggGAACCCCAAGCTCATTCATGGGTGACCTTGACCTGTTTTTAACTCTCCCAGACACTCCTTGTTCTGCTTTATTGTGATTTGAAACATGGTTACCTGGTGGGGGGGAAAAGTCAAAACACCCGAGCCAGAGCCGGGAGGTGCTTTGCTTTTAAATTGTATCTGTCCAAATAACAATAGCAACAGCTACAGCAATGGCAATCATAGTGACATTTCTTACGGGCTCTATTCCAAGCCCTGAGCTAACTTGCTTTTCAGAGGGAATTGCTTAATCCCCAAAGCCGCCATGTAAGCTAAGTGCTAGATTATGATCAAAAGGAAACCAAGGTGTCCCGGAGTGGATAGAGGGGCCTGCTCCACGCCCACACCCACTCGCTGTGTGAGCCGGGACAGGTGGATTATCATACCTGGACTCCATCGTCTGTAGAAAGGACTTATTGCTGGGCTCAgaggctcccgcctgtaatccaagcattttgggaggctgaggcgggaggatcacttgaggtcaggagttcaagaccagcctggccaacgtgacaaaaccccgtctctactaaaaatacaaaaaaaattagccagaggtggtggtgcacgcctgtaatcccagctactcgggaggctgaggcaggggaatcacttgaacccgggaggcggagtttgcagcgagccaagatggtgctattgcactccagcctgggcgacagagcgagattccgtctcaataaagaaagaaagaaagaaaggatttaTAATAGGTTGCCCTGTGGATGGAGTGGGAGGAAGCGCTGCCTACCCCTCGAGGAGTTGGCTGCTGTTGTCCTCATGGGAGCGCTCAGGCCTCATGTACCGCGCCTCTCCCCAAGCgtggattttttgttttaacagaGGGGGAGAGTAGGAAAGGGGAACTGGGACTGGCAGTGTagtggggctgggtggggggagTTCCCACTCACCCTCCCCTACCATAAACGCCTACTCACTTCCTTCCACGCTCATCAGCTCACTCCTGAGCACCCTCCATCCTGGGCCTCTCTGAGGCAGGGAGTGGTCACGAGAAGCCGGTGGGGATGGCAGGCTGGAAATCACCCCGGCAGGGCCCAGGGTGGAGCAGAGGCTTGTCTGTGTCCTTAACACCAGGCAATCAGCACTGCTGAATTTCAGTGAAAGGTTgagggttttttgggttttgtttttgagacagtgtcactccgtcacccagtggcacgatctcagctcactgcagcctcaacctcccatgctcaggtgatcctcttgtctcaaccTTCCTAGgagataggactacaggtgtgcaccaccacgcccagctaatttttaaaatttttttgtagagacaagttatCGAtatattgcccgggctggtctcaaactcctgggcacaagtgatcctcccacttgaacctcccaaagtgctgggattacaggcatgtgctatggTGCCCAGCCAAGtatctgtggaatgaatgaatgaatgaaatcttgGTGAGGGCTCTAAGGACACATAACATGAGGTCAGGCTCTTCAAGGAGGCTTTTATTTATTCAGGACCTTGGGGACAGGCACAGGACTTAGGTTTGTGTTCTGGGGCAGTCCCTGGGATCCGCAGCCCCCACCCTTCATCTGCCAGCTTCTCCATCTGTCTCCCCGCCACCTGCACCCCCCCAGTTCTCATCTCGCAGCCAGTCAAGCTAGATGGAATATCTCAGGCCCTTTTTGTACCAAGCACATGTCCTGCGTTGTCACCCACGATGCAGcagcctccccttcctcccaTTGCCCCTTTGGGATGCCAGGGCTCCCAAGCCTGATGGGGGACCAGTGGCAAGGGAAGGCAGGGAGCTTTTATAATAACCCTGGTTTTTGTGGAGCAGAGAGGGGCTGGCTCTGGAGTGGCTTGGTAGAGGGGAGGGCCATCCCCTGGGGACTTGGGGTGGGCAGCTGGGCCCCCTAAGTGGACGCAGATTGGAGCCAGCACCCAGACCAGAGCAGACCTGAGTGTACAGAAGCCGCTGGGAACTTCTCCGCCTTCTAAATATTTAGACAGTGAGATGGATGGGGAATCCAGGGCCAGAGCAGGTCGGCCAGGCCACTGGTTATTTTGAGAGAAC is a genomic window containing:
- the CALM3 gene encoding calmodulin-3 isoform X1; translation: MADQLTEEQIAEFKEAFSLFDKDGDGTITTKELGTVMRSLGQNPTEAELQDMINEVDADGNGTIDFPEFLTMMARKMKDTDSEEEIREAFRVFDKDGNGYISAAELRHVMTNLGEKLTDEEVDEMIREADIDGDGQVNYEEFVQMMTAK
- the CALM3 gene encoding calmodulin-3 isoform X2; translated protein: MRSLGQNPTEAELQDMINEVDADGNGTIDFPEFLTMMARKMKDTDSEEEIREAFRVFDKDGNGYISAAELRHVMTNLGEKLTDEEVDEMIREADIDGDGQVNYEEFVQMMTAK